The Verrucomicrobiota bacterium genome has a segment encoding these proteins:
- a CDS encoding VWA domain-containing protein translates to MCQRFFAVIAALAMFASSSAVTKSAEARTSKSAKPQIEVCFVLDTTGSMSGLIEGAKQKIWSIANEMISAKPTPEIKFGLIGYRDRGDEYVTKVFNLTDDIDDIYAHLQSFQAAGGGDTPESVNEALDDAVSKLTWSTNRSVLKIMFLVGDAPPHMDYGNGPKYPDVCKAAMKCDLIINTIQCGMMGETTPIWKEIAQLSEGSYAAIGQTGNKIAIATPMDKELAELNRKIGTTLVAYGDESARRFALTKQVASEAAPASVAADRLRFNSASGKAIQGGGELLDAVANGSVKLDSVPKSKLPTELQKLNAEELKAYVGKQQKQRAELQDQIRGLNEKRQTYIDAEKKRLAAKGNADAFDEKVAEMIRAQAAEKGIEYGK, encoded by the coding sequence GTGTGCCAACGATTCTTCGCCGTGATCGCGGCGCTGGCGATGTTCGCATCGAGTTCAGCAGTCACGAAGTCTGCCGAGGCGCGCACTTCCAAATCTGCCAAGCCTCAAATCGAAGTCTGCTTCGTGCTGGACACCACCGGCTCGATGAGCGGGTTGATCGAAGGCGCGAAACAAAAAATCTGGTCCATCGCCAACGAGATGATCAGCGCCAAGCCGACGCCGGAGATCAAGTTCGGCCTAATCGGCTATCGCGACCGCGGCGACGAATACGTCACAAAGGTCTTCAACCTCACCGACGATATTGATGACATCTACGCCCACCTGCAATCGTTCCAGGCTGCCGGTGGCGGCGACACACCGGAATCCGTCAACGAAGCCCTCGATGACGCCGTCAGCAAGCTGACCTGGAGCACCAACCGCAGTGTGCTCAAGATAATGTTTCTTGTGGGCGACGCCCCGCCTCACATGGATTACGGAAACGGGCCGAAGTATCCGGATGTCTGCAAAGCGGCGATGAAGTGCGACTTGATCATCAACACAATCCAGTGCGGAATGATGGGGGAGACCACACCAATCTGGAAGGAGATCGCCCAACTCTCGGAAGGTTCGTATGCCGCCATTGGACAGACCGGCAACAAGATCGCCATTGCGACGCCGATGGACAAGGAGTTGGCGGAGTTGAATCGCAAAATTGGAACGACTCTCGTCGCCTACGGCGACGAATCCGCCCGACGATTCGCATTGACCAAACAGGTCGCCTCAGAAGCGGCTCCTGCGTCCGTGGCCGCTGACCGATTGCGCTTCAATTCAGCGAGCGGCAAAGCAATTCAAGGCGGCGGCGAACTGCTCGATGCCGTCGCCAATGGCTCAGTCAAACTGGACTCGGTGCCAAAGAGCAAACTGCCAACGGAATTGCAAAAGTTGAACGCGGAGGAATTGAAGGCGTATGTCGGAAAGCAGCAAAAACAACGCGCGGAATTGCAGGATCAGATCCGTGGCTTGAATGAAAAACGCCAGACCTACATTGACGCAGAAAAGAAACGTCTCGCCGCCAAAGGCAACGCCGACGCCTTCGATGAAAAAGTCGCCGAGATGATCCGCGCCCAAGCCGCCGAGAAAGGAATCGAATACGGTAAATAG
- a CDS encoding 3'-5' exonuclease, whose protein sequence is MKAAKWILFDIETTGLAAPVFVVEVAAQRMRGWSAEGEPFRELLNQNQEIPTEASRVHGYTREILERDGEPAHQVYREFAEYAGNLPVVSFNLEYDLDEVLKPEWKRLGIGAIGRRGFCALRLAQRLLDPVPAGNCKLQTLRQFYRLPECGAHTALGDVQTVADLMAQVLRPIAGHRGLDTWEKLVEFAAEEWFPSRIAFGKHKGRLIQEARKDAELRCWLDGLAGSSNARTRKMGRWYLRQLEMATTQPDTAVFAAPEIESGASE, encoded by the coding sequence ATGAAGGCTGCCAAGTGGATTCTCTTCGACATTGAAACGACCGGCTTGGCCGCGCCGGTTTTCGTGGTTGAAGTGGCAGCGCAACGAATGCGTGGATGGTCGGCAGAGGGCGAACCGTTTCGCGAGTTGCTGAATCAGAATCAGGAGATTCCCACCGAGGCATCACGCGTTCACGGTTACACGCGCGAGATTCTGGAGCGCGACGGCGAGCCGGCGCATCAAGTTTATCGGGAGTTTGCCGAATACGCAGGCAATCTGCCGGTTGTTTCATTCAATCTGGAATATGATCTGGATGAAGTGTTGAAGCCGGAGTGGAAGCGGCTGGGCATCGGCGCGATTGGCCGTCGCGGGTTTTGCGCCCTGCGGCTGGCGCAGCGGCTGCTCGATCCCGTGCCCGCCGGCAACTGCAAGCTGCAAACGTTGCGGCAGTTTTATCGCCTGCCCGAATGCGGCGCGCACACGGCGCTGGGCGACGTGCAAACGGTCGCGGACTTGATGGCGCAGGTGCTTCGCCCCATTGCCGGGCATCGCGGTTTGGATACGTGGGAGAAGCTGGTCGAATTTGCAGCGGAAGAATGGTTTCCATCCCGCATCGCCTTTGGAAAGCACAAGGGGCGATTGATTCAAGAAGCCCGTAAGGATGCGGAATTGCGTTGCTGGCTCGACGGGCTGGCCGGTTCTTCCAACGCTCGCACCCGGAAGATGGGCCGTTGGTATTTGCGGCAACTGGAAATGGCGACGACGCAACCGGACACGGCGGTGTTTGCAGCGCCGGAAATTGAGAGCGGGGCAAGCGAGTAA
- a CDS encoding type II toxin-antitoxin system HicA family toxin, which yields MKVRKEKAETGGQKPEVGGQRSEVSHRIFTKEGHPERVVIPVRGNRPLKLGLLLANVPGLAKCTLHSRNLHDFTVSIFPSSAHENSEVVDYKSEVNAGLSVAWQQLNIF from the coding sequence TTGAAAGTCAGAAAGGAGAAAGCGGAAACCGGTGGACAGAAGCCAGAGGTCGGAGGCCAGAGGTCAGAAGTCAGCCATCGCATTTTCACCAAGGAAGGTCATCCGGAGCGGGTTGTGATTCCGGTTCGCGGTAATCGTCCGTTAAAGCTTGGACTGCTCCTTGCCAATGTCCCGGGTCTTGCAAAATGCACGCTTCACTCCCGCAATTTGCACGATTTTACCGTTTCAATTTTTCCTTCCTCAGCGCACGAAAACTCGGAAGTTGTTGATTACAAGAGTGAAGTTAATGCGGGCCTCTCGGTGGCATGGCAACAGCTAAACATATTTTAG